In one Nicotiana tomentosiformis chromosome 6, ASM39032v3, whole genome shotgun sequence genomic region, the following are encoded:
- the LOC104090226 gene encoding uncharacterized protein isoform X1, translated as MKRMHSSRIVIQALPAPGAPDYWDAEKGKGGTKLRKLNSKAAFSRGHHNKKVDDLIPWQAKRMRNKQNRRVFCIGNADHILRAPLRIMGQEKNSHLWSSENIKSSTKVGSCIADLSAWKVKKRRSILESKCIASENNVTTCEQANDAAITGKNPLDKGISSEMGVATCYEGDLVMSSSEIRACLSKNICDGAEKTNWNNPSKSTGADRDVETCSDRCGSDISKDHIFVTLESKSVSEVENRDETVSNVGDTLTTEHGNFVEVNNAAIEMRGLHRHPRLEVLITYSRKRRKNSSAPASSLSSIMTDAASSFPIIENKTKTTSSNHYQVSLSYCSDNLPEEVITGGSTLLTGVQQLLLEKVPGDSSCSEAWNKKEIIQLDDQKENINSPMVSIKDECPIDSKAENSEQENINEADATVNVAYEIESTKESSHCARSCGLRASNDTNSMITTNEPLNGERQSATEDSPHSRTSAFVDGKTQITNMAIIPPLGGVLNAPSSKKLLVLDVNGLLADIVPIRHVPYNLKADIIVSGKAVFRRPFLEDFLQFCFERFNVGVWSSRIKKNMELVLDVLLRNAKHKLVFCWDQSHCTDTGFPVVGKRRTKPIILKKLKMLWDKSEPDLPWERGEYDESNTLLLDDSPHKALCNPPNTAIFPNSYHYLDEKDDSLAGPGGDLRVYLEGLSMAENVQEYVESNPFGQRPITEKNVSWRYYRKVIDAATYLQESGTNKFSTYRCRY; from the exons ATGAAAAGGATGCATAGCAGTAGGATTGTTATCCAGGCATTGCCTGCCCCTGGGGCTCCAGACTACTGGGATGCTGAGAAGGGTAAGGGTGGTACTAAACTGAGAAAGCTGAATAGCAAAGCTGCTTTTAGCAGAGGCCATCATAACAAAAAAGTTGATGACCTCATTCCCTGGCAGGCAAAAAGAATGAGAAACAAGCAAAATAGGAGGGTATTTTGTATTGGTAATGCTGACCACATATTAAGAGCTCCATTGAGGATCATGGGTCAAGAAAAAAATTCACATCTCTGGTCTTCTGAAAATATCAAATCAAGTACAAAAGTAGGAAGTTGCATTGCGGACTTGAGTGCATggaaggtaaagaaaagaagaagcATTCTGGAGAGCAAGTGTATTGCCTCGGAAAATAATGTAACTACTTGTGAACAGGCAAATGATGCTGCTATAACAGGGAAGAATCCTTTAGATAAAGGTATAAGTTCAGAAATGGGAGTTGCCACATGCTATGAAGGAGATTTGGTGATGAGCAGTAGTGAGATAAGGGCATGTCTGTCCAAGAATATATGTGATGGGGCAGAAAAAACTAATTGGAACAATCCCTCTAAGTCTACTGGTGCTGATCGTGATGTGGAAACTTGTAGTGATAGGTGCGGCAGTGACATTTCTAAGGATCATATTTTTGTTACTTTGGAGTCGAAGTCTGTCTCTGAAGTTGAAAATCGGGATGAGACAGTTTCTAATGTAGGCGATACTTTGACTACTGAACATGGTAATTTTGTTGAGGTCAATAATGCTGCAATTGAGATGAGGGGTCTGCATAGACACCCAAGGCTGGAAGTGCTGATAACTTATTCCAGGAAGAGGAGAAAGAATTCTAGTGCTCCCGCAAGCAGTTTATCATCTATCATGACGGATGCTGCCTCCTCTTTTCCAATtatagaaaacaaaacaaaaaccaCCAGCTCAAACCACTACCAAGTGTCTTTATCGTACTGCTCCGATAATTTGCCTGAAGAAGTAATTACTGGAGGCAGTACCTTGTTGACGGGTGTGCAACAACTGCTATTAGAGAAGGTTCCTGGTGACAGTTCATGCTCTGAAGCTtggaataaaaaggaaataattcaacttgatGATCAGAAAGAGAACATCAACAGTCCAATGGTTTCTATCAAGGATGAGTGTCCAATAGACTCCAAAGCAGAAAATTCTGAGCAGGAGAATATAAATGAGGCAGATGCCACTGTGAATGTGGCATATGAAATTGAATCTACTAAAGAGAGTTCACATTGTGCAAGGTCTTGTGGTCTTAGGGCCTCCAATGACACTAATAGTATGATCACAACAAATGAACCCTTGAATGGGGAAAGACAATCAGCAACTGAAGACAGTCCTCATTCAAGAACGAGTGCTTTTGTAGATGGGAAGACTCAAATCACAAATATGGCTATCATCCCTCCTTTGGGTGGAGTGCTTAATGCACCTTCTAGTAAGAAGCTTCTTGTACTTGATGTAAATGGATTACTTGCTGATATTGTTCCGATTCGTCATGTTCCATATAATTTGAAAGCGGATATCATTGTATCAGGGAAAGCAG TTTTTAGAAGGCCTTTTCTGGAGGATTTTCTGCAATTCTGCTTTGAGAGATTCAATGTAGGTGTATGGTCATCAAGGATCAA GAAGAATATGGAGTTGGTTCTAGATGTTCTTCTGAGAAATGCCAAGCACAAGTTGGTCTTTTGTTGG GATCAATCCCACTGCACTGATACAGGTTTTCCTGTTGTCGGGAAAAGGAGGACCAAGCCTATTATCTTGAAGAAGCTTAAAATGTTATGGGATAAATCTGAACCAGATCTTCCATGGGAGAGAGGTGAATATGATGAGTCAAACACACTTTTATTGGACGACTCTCCTCACAAAGCCTTGTGTAATCCA CCAAATACAGCAATATTTCCAAATTCATACCATTATTTGGATGAGAAAGATGACTCGTTAG CAGGGCCCGGCGGTGATCTGCGTGTTTATCTTGAAGGATTGTCCATGGCAGAAAATGTTCAGGAGTATGTAGAGAGTAACCCATTTGGTCAACGACCTATCACTGAAAAGAACGTATCTTGGCGTTACTATCGCAAGGTTATTGATGCCGCGACATATTTACAAGAAAGCGGTACTAACAAATTCTCAACTTATAGATGTCGATATTGA
- the LOC104090240 gene encoding zinc finger CCCH domain-containing protein 55-like, translating to MYGQGNYATQIGQNANTSRPPLQQWPPPPPPPPSASQAPRPPMLPHGYPPGPQVGQRGPPTYQHAHHGVRHPSPPFPVPTSGSNSSQFYALPPPPPPPPSAQVHESSPMLQSHQVPVQHSQWNPSMHHVSPVIAPGAHRILPPPPSLGQTPYRGAFHQPSPDSMQVFLHNLPPPPPPPPPPNSQNPGLSTPPPFDPSMHLKSHDSHVQPAVPGPQPPLPPSPPGDPPLPPSSPPLISSTENTNGAKDEGAFEHDGGIVNREDLPVNNNLASDLPSSHPKPVSLAFPGEASSVQLINSINSAPSHSAADSDMEMEDDITQLDEDQQIHPFGAEKQLKDSLAEDVLHRNSSCCGPLEPEEQRQDSPYRAPSSFQEPSSEANGLNRDSVPVLDDHVQTSSSIEKDMSHPSASPTDKGAHLENIRSQLMEVASPFRLIQGYASDDSLDNASENCHGNLGPLTVPPPSEVVTITAKTDTGKSPLSSVKPSNSVPKDDKESCAAVKFEDSFDNGVGNRLSLKTDTANEGPHRENILSVDDSDSFDLLKEDAKDKSPMRKVDEYGRLVREGVSDSDSDDSPRYKRRRGRRGRSQSRSRSPYDRRKRKSPRKRQERRGRSRSISPKRRRSRSKSPSRRGLTFGGDKMRRDRGHLPQCKDFLRGKCYYGASCRYFHAELDKSGGSRSYRSKHLHQDLLPISKDSDMHDLKDLDDLKDSHAHENFGTTLEKSVHNHDKSQSQGIPDMEVRYMKEPEPTSQLYGKENQMELTVSPVIVAEGQKLPGDDATGEIPSSVGTIGIHQFEDHVSDQMLLNVDEKLKENFDSSVPESSSVQTSSMVTPVQLPQFASAKESCPSIVLQTAPLSASFSSLPQASSTAFTQQMPRDHNLPPPFNSAYMESVPLYQAPFPHQPSPFAVPLSTSWNSLPPRPAQSQPPHPPFVNDSSGNAAGGQHNVPRGYFQPNIVVPRNDFYSSPLPNIPQGGEHHAYLQTQPIYSRGSPNRPPAFLGERLPVGELPIPSSTSYPYMQQPHCVPQTAGISRHLVEPGGSSSMSRYSSDSLDQNQASRLPDFVGSRISSHFNPYASTFDQPLTTKFSSDLSIHGRDMLPSNKYGAFSLSNMPIDGHHAESLGSRNITPPSARAAGGMFNQPGGNQYDPLYDSIEPSTSSLKKSDPGQKREVTDGSGGMLRLSGSNEPLDVEVNKRQKGGGAIAFTASAENDEFGETAEAEVGAVENGSPSDSSDGEDVPAGEIEIEQVKPSGEKKKSKDSRSMKLFKSSVANFVKELLKPSWRQGNMSKEVFKTIVKKTVDKVSGAMKSHQIPKSKAKIDHYIDSSQRKLTKLVMGYVDKYVKV from the exons ATGTATGGTCAGGGTAACTATGCCACTCAGATAGGTCAAAATGCTAATACGTCTAGGCCTCCATTGCAGCAGTGgcctcctccccctccccctcctccTTCTGCCTCTCAGGCTCCACGTCCACCTATGTTGCCACATGGTTATCCACCAGGACCACAAGTTGGTCAGCGTGGCCCTCCTACATATCAGCATGCCCATCATGGTGTACGTCACCCTAGTCCACCTTTTCCAGTTCCAACAAGTGGAAGCAATTCTAGTCAATTTTATGCActacctcctcctcctcctcctcccccATCTGCACAAGTTCATGAAAGCTCCCCAATGCTGCAATCTCACCAAGTTCCTGTGCAGCATTCACAGTGGAATCCTAGTATGCATCATGTTTCACCTGTAATAGCTCCGGGTGCTCATAGAATTCTTCCACCACCTCCATCACTAGGTCAAACGCCTTATAGAGGTGCATTTCATCAGCCATCACCAGACAGTATGCAAGTTTTTCTTCATAAccttcctcctcctccaccaccaccaccaccacctaaTTCGCAGAACCCTGGTTTATCCACACCTCCCCCATTTGATCCCTCCAtgcatttgaaaagtcatgattCTCATGTACAACCTGCAGTTCCTGGTCCTCAGCCACCTTTGCCGCCTTCACCTCCTGGGGATCCACCTCTTCCACCATCTTCACCACCTCTCATATCTTCCACTGAAAATACTAATGGTGCTAAAGATGAAGGGGCGTTTGAGCACGATGGAGGGATTGTTAACAGAGAAGATTTACCGGTAAATAATAATTTGGCTTCAGATCTTCCATCTTCTCATCCTAAGCCTGTATCACTAGCATTTCCAGGAGAAGCCTCATCAGTTCAACTTATTAATTCAATAAACTCAGCTCCGTCTCATTCCGCTGCTGATTCTGATATGGAGATGGAAG ATGATATCACCCAGCTAGATGAAGATCAACAGATCCATCCTTTTGGGGCTGAGAAGCAGTTAAAGGATAGCTTGGCCGAAGATGTACTACATCGAAATTCATCGTGTTGTGGGCCCTTGGAGCCAGAGGAACAAAGACAAG ATTCTCCATATCGTGCTCCATCAAGTTTTCAGGAACCCTCTTCTGAGGCCAATGGTTTAAACAGGGATAGTGTACCCGTCTTGGATGATCATGTGCAGACATCATCTTCTATAGAGAAAGATATGAGCCATCCTAGTGCATCACCCACTGATAAGGGAGCTCATCTTGAAAATATTCGCAGTCAGCTCATGGAAGTTGCCAGTCCTTTTAGGCTTATTCAAGGCTATGCCTCGGATGACAGTTTAGATAATGCTAGTGAGAATTGTCATGGAAATCTTGGCCCTTTGACAGTTCCTCCACCTAGTGAAGTTGTTACTATAACTGCCAAGACAGATACTGGGAAATCACCCTTATCTTCAGTTAAACCTTCAAATTCTGTTCCCAAAGATGATAAAGAATCTTGTGCTGCTGTAAAATTTGAGGATTCCTTTGATAATGGTGTTGGAAATAGATTATCTTTGAAGACTGATACTGCTAATGAAGGACCTCATAGGGAAAATATTTTGAGTGTTGATGATAGTGACAGTTTTGATTTGCTTAAGGAAGATGCGAAGGATAAATCTCCTATGCGGAAGGTTGATGAGTATGGGAGATTGGTTAGGGAGGGAGTAAGTGACAGTGATTCTGATGATTCACCAAGGTATAAGCGGAGACgtggaagaagaggaagaagccAGAGCAGAAGCCGCTCTCCTTATGATAGGAGGAAGAGGAAGAGTCCACGGAAGAGACAGGAGAGGCGGGGTCGTTCTCGGAG CATCTCTCCAAAGAGACGCAGAAGTAGAAGCAAGTCACCTTCTAGGCGTGGGTTAACTTTTGGTGGTGACAAAATGAGAAGGGACAGAGGTCATCTCCCACAATGTAAAGACTTCCTTCGAGGCAAGTGTTACTATGGAGCATCATGTCGATATTTCCATGCTGAGCTTGACAAGAGTGGTGGATCAAGATCATACAGGAGCAAACATCTGCACCAAGATCTTCTGCCTATTTCGAAGGATTCTGATATGCACGATTTAAAGGATCTGGATGATTTAAAGGATTCTCATGCGCATGAAAATTTTGGTACTACTCTCGAGAAATCGGTCCACAATCATGATAAATCCCAAAGCCAGGGTATTCCTGATATGGAAGTGAGATATATGAAAGAACCTGAGCCTACTTCTCAGCTTTATGGGAAAGAGAATCAAATGGAACTTACTGTGAGTCCAGTAATTGTTGCTGAAGGGCAGAAGCTTCCTGGTGATGATGCTACTGGGGAAATTCCCTCTTCAGTTGGAACTATAGGAATTCATCAGTTTGAAGATCATGTCTCTGATCAGATGCTCCTAAATGTAGATGAGAAACTTAAAGAGAACTTTGATTCGTCTGTTCCGGAGTCATCATCTGTCCAGACATCATCAATGGTCACACCCGTCCAGCTTCCTCAATTTGCGTCTGCTAAGGAGTCATGCCCGTCAATTGTACTCCAGACAGCACCCTTATCAGCTTCCTTTTCTTCACTTCCGCAGGCTTCAAGTACTGCATTTACTCAGCAGATGCCCAGAGATCACAACTTGCCCCCACCATTTAATTCTGCATATATGGAAAGTGTTCCTCTGTATCAAGCTCCATTTCCTCATCAACCGTCTCCATTCGCTGTACCTCTGAGTACCTCTTGGAATTCTCTTCCACCACGTCCAGCACAGTCACAGCCACCACATCCTCCATTTGTGAACGACTCCTCTGGAAATGCAGCTGGTGGACAACATAATGTTCCTCGGGGATATTTTCAACCAAATATAGTAGTTCCAagaaatgacttctattcgagcCCATTGCCTAATATTCCTCAAGGTGGTGAACATCATGCTTATCTGCAGACTCAACCTATCTATTCTAGGGGTTCACCAAATAGACCACCAGCTTTCCTTGGCGAACGTCTGCCCGTTGGTGAACTTCCTATTCCATCTTCTACGAGTTACCCTTACATGCAACAGCCGCACTGTGTTCCTCAGACAGCTGGTATTTCTCGACATCTTGTTGAGCCTGGAGGTAGTTCCTCTATGTCAAGGTATTCATCTGATTCGTTAGACCAGAATCAAGCTTCTCGATTGCCTGACTTTGTTGGATCCAGAATTTCAAGTCATTTCAACCCTTATGCATCTACATTTGACCAGCCACTAACCACGAAATTCAGTTCGGATCTTTCAATACATGGAAGAGATATGCTCCCTAGTAATAAATACGGTGCATTTAGTTTGAGCAATATGCCAATTGATGGCCATCATGCTGAAAGCCTTGGTTCACGGAATATTACCCCACCATCTGCCCGTGCAGCTGGAGGAATGTTCAACCAGCCAGGTGGTAACCAGTATGACCCACTTTACGACAGCATAGAGCCATCTACTAGCTCACTTAAGAAGTCTGATCCTGGTCAAAAGCGTGAAGTAACTGATGGCTCGGGTGGTATGTTAAGGCTCAGTGGATCCAATGAACCACTGGATGTTGAAGTAAACAAGAGGCAAAAAGGAGGTGGAGCTATTGCATTTACCGCATCAGCAGAAAATGATGAATTTGGTGAGACTGCTGAGGCAGAGGTAGGTGCTGTTGAGAATGGAAGTCCAAGCGATTCCAGTGATGGAGAGGATGTCCCTGCAGGAGAGATTGAGATCGAACAGGTAAAGCCATCGGGggagaaaaagaaaagtaaggatTCCCGATCTATGAAGCTTTTCAAGAGTTCAGTTGCTAATTTTGTAAAAGAGCTGTTAAAACCATCATGGCGCCAAGGTAATATGAGCAAGGAGGTGTTCAAGACCATAGTCAAGAAAACTGTTGACAAGGTCTCTGGAGCTATGAAAAGTCACCAAATACCCAAGTCTAAGGCAAAAATCGACCATTACATTGACTCGTCACAGAGGAAATTAACTAAACTAGTCATG GGCTATGTTGATAAATACGTCAAGGTATAA
- the LOC104090226 gene encoding uncharacterized protein isoform X2 gives MKRMHSSRIVIQALPAPGAPDYWDAEKGKGGTKLRKLNSKAAFSRGHHNKKVDDLIPWQAKRMRNKQNRRVFCIGNADHILRAPLRIMGQEKNSHLWSSENIKSSTKVGSCIADLSAWKVKKRRSILESKCIASENNVTTCEQANDAAITGKNPLDKGISSEMGVATCYEGDLVMSSSEIRACLSKNICDGAEKTNWNNPSKSTGADRDVETCSDRCGSDISKDHIFVTLESKSVSEVENRDETVSNVGDTLTTEHGNFVEVNNAAIEMRGLHRHPRLEVLITYSRKRRKNSSAPASSLSSIMTDAASSFPIIENKTKTTSSNHYQVSLSYCSDNLPEEVITGGSTLLTGVQQLLLEKVPGDSSCSEAWNKKEIIQLDDQKENINSPMVSIKDECPIDSKAENSEQENINEADATVNVAYEIESTKESSHCARSCGLRASNDTNSMITTNEPLNGERQSATEDSPHSRTSAFVDGKTQITNMAIIPPLGGVLNAPSSKKLLVLDVNGLLADIVPIRHVPYNLKADIIVSGKAVFRRPFLEDFLQFCFERFNVGVWSSRIKKNMELVLDVLLRNAKHKLVFCWDQSHCTDTGFPVVGKRRTKPIILKKLKMLWDKSEPDLPWERGEYDESNTLLLDDSPHKALCNPPNTAIFPNSYHYLDEKDDSLGPGGDLRVYLEGLSMAENVQEYVESNPFGQRPITEKNVSWRYYRKVIDAATYLQESGTNKFSTYRCRY, from the exons ATGAAAAGGATGCATAGCAGTAGGATTGTTATCCAGGCATTGCCTGCCCCTGGGGCTCCAGACTACTGGGATGCTGAGAAGGGTAAGGGTGGTACTAAACTGAGAAAGCTGAATAGCAAAGCTGCTTTTAGCAGAGGCCATCATAACAAAAAAGTTGATGACCTCATTCCCTGGCAGGCAAAAAGAATGAGAAACAAGCAAAATAGGAGGGTATTTTGTATTGGTAATGCTGACCACATATTAAGAGCTCCATTGAGGATCATGGGTCAAGAAAAAAATTCACATCTCTGGTCTTCTGAAAATATCAAATCAAGTACAAAAGTAGGAAGTTGCATTGCGGACTTGAGTGCATggaaggtaaagaaaagaagaagcATTCTGGAGAGCAAGTGTATTGCCTCGGAAAATAATGTAACTACTTGTGAACAGGCAAATGATGCTGCTATAACAGGGAAGAATCCTTTAGATAAAGGTATAAGTTCAGAAATGGGAGTTGCCACATGCTATGAAGGAGATTTGGTGATGAGCAGTAGTGAGATAAGGGCATGTCTGTCCAAGAATATATGTGATGGGGCAGAAAAAACTAATTGGAACAATCCCTCTAAGTCTACTGGTGCTGATCGTGATGTGGAAACTTGTAGTGATAGGTGCGGCAGTGACATTTCTAAGGATCATATTTTTGTTACTTTGGAGTCGAAGTCTGTCTCTGAAGTTGAAAATCGGGATGAGACAGTTTCTAATGTAGGCGATACTTTGACTACTGAACATGGTAATTTTGTTGAGGTCAATAATGCTGCAATTGAGATGAGGGGTCTGCATAGACACCCAAGGCTGGAAGTGCTGATAACTTATTCCAGGAAGAGGAGAAAGAATTCTAGTGCTCCCGCAAGCAGTTTATCATCTATCATGACGGATGCTGCCTCCTCTTTTCCAATtatagaaaacaaaacaaaaaccaCCAGCTCAAACCACTACCAAGTGTCTTTATCGTACTGCTCCGATAATTTGCCTGAAGAAGTAATTACTGGAGGCAGTACCTTGTTGACGGGTGTGCAACAACTGCTATTAGAGAAGGTTCCTGGTGACAGTTCATGCTCTGAAGCTtggaataaaaaggaaataattcaacttgatGATCAGAAAGAGAACATCAACAGTCCAATGGTTTCTATCAAGGATGAGTGTCCAATAGACTCCAAAGCAGAAAATTCTGAGCAGGAGAATATAAATGAGGCAGATGCCACTGTGAATGTGGCATATGAAATTGAATCTACTAAAGAGAGTTCACATTGTGCAAGGTCTTGTGGTCTTAGGGCCTCCAATGACACTAATAGTATGATCACAACAAATGAACCCTTGAATGGGGAAAGACAATCAGCAACTGAAGACAGTCCTCATTCAAGAACGAGTGCTTTTGTAGATGGGAAGACTCAAATCACAAATATGGCTATCATCCCTCCTTTGGGTGGAGTGCTTAATGCACCTTCTAGTAAGAAGCTTCTTGTACTTGATGTAAATGGATTACTTGCTGATATTGTTCCGATTCGTCATGTTCCATATAATTTGAAAGCGGATATCATTGTATCAGGGAAAGCAG TTTTTAGAAGGCCTTTTCTGGAGGATTTTCTGCAATTCTGCTTTGAGAGATTCAATGTAGGTGTATGGTCATCAAGGATCAA GAAGAATATGGAGTTGGTTCTAGATGTTCTTCTGAGAAATGCCAAGCACAAGTTGGTCTTTTGTTGG GATCAATCCCACTGCACTGATACAGGTTTTCCTGTTGTCGGGAAAAGGAGGACCAAGCCTATTATCTTGAAGAAGCTTAAAATGTTATGGGATAAATCTGAACCAGATCTTCCATGGGAGAGAGGTGAATATGATGAGTCAAACACACTTTTATTGGACGACTCTCCTCACAAAGCCTTGTGTAATCCA CCAAATACAGCAATATTTCCAAATTCATACCATTATTTGGATGAGAAAGATGACTCGTTAG GGCCCGGCGGTGATCTGCGTGTTTATCTTGAAGGATTGTCCATGGCAGAAAATGTTCAGGAGTATGTAGAGAGTAACCCATTTGGTCAACGACCTATCACTGAAAAGAACGTATCTTGGCGTTACTATCGCAAGGTTATTGATGCCGCGACATATTTACAAGAAAGCGGTACTAACAAATTCTCAACTTATAGATGTCGATATTGA
- the LOC104090226 gene encoding uncharacterized protein isoform X3 produces the protein MLRRAKRMRNKQNRRVFCIGNADHILRAPLRIMGQEKNSHLWSSENIKSSTKVGSCIADLSAWKVKKRRSILESKCIASENNVTTCEQANDAAITGKNPLDKGISSEMGVATCYEGDLVMSSSEIRACLSKNICDGAEKTNWNNPSKSTGADRDVETCSDRCGSDISKDHIFVTLESKSVSEVENRDETVSNVGDTLTTEHGNFVEVNNAAIEMRGLHRHPRLEVLITYSRKRRKNSSAPASSLSSIMTDAASSFPIIENKTKTTSSNHYQVSLSYCSDNLPEEVITGGSTLLTGVQQLLLEKVPGDSSCSEAWNKKEIIQLDDQKENINSPMVSIKDECPIDSKAENSEQENINEADATVNVAYEIESTKESSHCARSCGLRASNDTNSMITTNEPLNGERQSATEDSPHSRTSAFVDGKTQITNMAIIPPLGGVLNAPSSKKLLVLDVNGLLADIVPIRHVPYNLKADIIVSGKAVFRRPFLEDFLQFCFERFNVGVWSSRIKKNMELVLDVLLRNAKHKLVFCWDQSHCTDTGFPVVGKRRTKPIILKKLKMLWDKSEPDLPWERGEYDESNTLLLDDSPHKALCNPPNTAIFPNSYHYLDEKDDSLAGPGGDLRVYLEGLSMAENVQEYVESNPFGQRPITEKNVSWRYYRKVIDAATYLQESGTNKFSTYRCRY, from the exons ATGCTGAGAAGG GCAAAAAGAATGAGAAACAAGCAAAATAGGAGGGTATTTTGTATTGGTAATGCTGACCACATATTAAGAGCTCCATTGAGGATCATGGGTCAAGAAAAAAATTCACATCTCTGGTCTTCTGAAAATATCAAATCAAGTACAAAAGTAGGAAGTTGCATTGCGGACTTGAGTGCATggaaggtaaagaaaagaagaagcATTCTGGAGAGCAAGTGTATTGCCTCGGAAAATAATGTAACTACTTGTGAACAGGCAAATGATGCTGCTATAACAGGGAAGAATCCTTTAGATAAAGGTATAAGTTCAGAAATGGGAGTTGCCACATGCTATGAAGGAGATTTGGTGATGAGCAGTAGTGAGATAAGGGCATGTCTGTCCAAGAATATATGTGATGGGGCAGAAAAAACTAATTGGAACAATCCCTCTAAGTCTACTGGTGCTGATCGTGATGTGGAAACTTGTAGTGATAGGTGCGGCAGTGACATTTCTAAGGATCATATTTTTGTTACTTTGGAGTCGAAGTCTGTCTCTGAAGTTGAAAATCGGGATGAGACAGTTTCTAATGTAGGCGATACTTTGACTACTGAACATGGTAATTTTGTTGAGGTCAATAATGCTGCAATTGAGATGAGGGGTCTGCATAGACACCCAAGGCTGGAAGTGCTGATAACTTATTCCAGGAAGAGGAGAAAGAATTCTAGTGCTCCCGCAAGCAGTTTATCATCTATCATGACGGATGCTGCCTCCTCTTTTCCAATtatagaaaacaaaacaaaaaccaCCAGCTCAAACCACTACCAAGTGTCTTTATCGTACTGCTCCGATAATTTGCCTGAAGAAGTAATTACTGGAGGCAGTACCTTGTTGACGGGTGTGCAACAACTGCTATTAGAGAAGGTTCCTGGTGACAGTTCATGCTCTGAAGCTtggaataaaaaggaaataattcaacttgatGATCAGAAAGAGAACATCAACAGTCCAATGGTTTCTATCAAGGATGAGTGTCCAATAGACTCCAAAGCAGAAAATTCTGAGCAGGAGAATATAAATGAGGCAGATGCCACTGTGAATGTGGCATATGAAATTGAATCTACTAAAGAGAGTTCACATTGTGCAAGGTCTTGTGGTCTTAGGGCCTCCAATGACACTAATAGTATGATCACAACAAATGAACCCTTGAATGGGGAAAGACAATCAGCAACTGAAGACAGTCCTCATTCAAGAACGAGTGCTTTTGTAGATGGGAAGACTCAAATCACAAATATGGCTATCATCCCTCCTTTGGGTGGAGTGCTTAATGCACCTTCTAGTAAGAAGCTTCTTGTACTTGATGTAAATGGATTACTTGCTGATATTGTTCCGATTCGTCATGTTCCATATAATTTGAAAGCGGATATCATTGTATCAGGGAAAGCAG TTTTTAGAAGGCCTTTTCTGGAGGATTTTCTGCAATTCTGCTTTGAGAGATTCAATGTAGGTGTATGGTCATCAAGGATCAA GAAGAATATGGAGTTGGTTCTAGATGTTCTTCTGAGAAATGCCAAGCACAAGTTGGTCTTTTGTTGG GATCAATCCCACTGCACTGATACAGGTTTTCCTGTTGTCGGGAAAAGGAGGACCAAGCCTATTATCTTGAAGAAGCTTAAAATGTTATGGGATAAATCTGAACCAGATCTTCCATGGGAGAGAGGTGAATATGATGAGTCAAACACACTTTTATTGGACGACTCTCCTCACAAAGCCTTGTGTAATCCA CCAAATACAGCAATATTTCCAAATTCATACCATTATTTGGATGAGAAAGATGACTCGTTAG CAGGGCCCGGCGGTGATCTGCGTGTTTATCTTGAAGGATTGTCCATGGCAGAAAATGTTCAGGAGTATGTAGAGAGTAACCCATTTGGTCAACGACCTATCACTGAAAAGAACGTATCTTGGCGTTACTATCGCAAGGTTATTGATGCCGCGACATATTTACAAGAAAGCGGTACTAACAAATTCTCAACTTATAGATGTCGATATTGA